A region from the Branchiostoma floridae strain S238N-H82 chromosome 9, Bfl_VNyyK, whole genome shotgun sequence genome encodes:
- the LOC118422922 gene encoding uncharacterized transmembrane protein DDB_G0289901-like: protein MSKLLLVLAFVFLVSQTTVPVTGNPVAGSGEAESTTGGYSASVSDEVDEGSGSGSGSASVSGDDDAGSGSGSGSASGSGDDDAGSGSGSGSASGSGDEDAGSGSGGDSASGSGDDDAGSASGGDSASGSGDEDAGSGSGSDSASGSGDEDAGSGSGGDSASGSGDDDSGSGSGSESGSASASGDDDAGSKSGGDSASGSGDDDAGSASEGGLTSGSGDDDERSSSSSDSSDDDSGSCSANPGRGRGRYGSSGSSSNEVHYHIYIHNGCGSRGKSCSSRASSQETHIHIHTENSCANVGDSGESDECEESEESEESQSEENSESAESNSGGSSESAEGQSGGSGESAEGQSGGSGESAEGQSGGSGESAEGQSGSSGESVGEQSGGSGESADGQSGGSGESAEGQSGGSGESAEAENGGSGESAEGQSGGSGESAEPETGVSGESAEGETGSNGDSTGGETGGSSNDEEPN from the exons ATGTCGAAGTTGTTGCTTGTCCTTGCGTTCGTGTTTCTGGTCAGCCAGACAACGGTGCCAG TTACCGGTAATCCAGTGGCTGGTTCCGGCGAAGCTGAAAGCACTACAGGAGGCTACTCGGCAAGCGTCTCTGACGAAGTTGATGAAGGAAGTGGGTCAGGATCCGGCTCGGCAAGCGTCTCGGGTGACGACGATGCAGGAAGCGGGTCAGGATCCGGCTCGGCAAGCGGCTCGGGTGACGACGATGCAGGAAGCGGGTCAGGATCCGGCTCGGCAAGCGGCTCTGGTGACGAAGATGCGGGAAGCGGGTCAGGAGGCGACTCGGCAAGCGGCTCTGGTGACGACGATGCGGGAAGCGCGTCTGGAGGCGACTCGGCAAGCGGCTCTGGTGACGAAGATGCGGGAAGCGGGTCAGGATCCGACTCGGCAAGCGGCTCTGGTGACGAAGATGCGGGAAGCGGGTCAGGAGGCGACTCGGCAAGCGGCTCTGGTGACGACGATTCGGGAAGCGGGTCAGGATCAGAATCCGGCTCGGCAAGCGCCTCTGGTGACGACGATGCGGGAAGCAAGTCTGGAGGCGACTCAGCAAGCGGTTCTGGTGACGACGATGCGGGAAGCGCGTCAGAAGGCGGCTTAACAAGTGGATCTGGTGACGATGATGAGAGAAGCAGCTCCTCAAGCGACTCGAGCGACGACGATTCGGGAAGCTGTTCCGCAAACCCGGGGAGAGGTAGGGGCAGGTATGGAAGCTCCGGCAGTTCTTCTAACGAGGTGCACTACCACATTTACATCCACAATGGGTGCGGGTCCAGGGGCAAGTCCTGTTCTAGTAGAGCCAGCTCGCAAGAGACCCACATCCATATCCACACTGAAAATAGCTGCGCAAATGTCGGTGACAGTGGTGAATCGGACGAATGTGAAGAAAGTGAGGAATCGGAGGAGAGCCAATCCGAGGAAAATAGCGAATCAGCGGAAAGCAATTCCGGAGGCAGTAGTGAATCGGCGGAGGGACAGAGCGGAGGCAGTGGTGAATCGGCGGAGGGACAAAGCGGAGGCAGTGGTGAATCGGCGGAGGGACAAAGCGGAGGCAGTGGTGAATCGGCGGAGGGACAGAGCGGAAGCAGTGGTGAATCGGTGGGGGAACAAAGCGGAGGCAGTGGTGAATCGGCAGACGGACAAAGCGGAGGCAGTGGTGAATCGGCAGAGGGACAAAGCGGAGGCAGTGGTGAATCGGCAGAGGCAGAAAATGGAGGCAGTGGTGAATCGGCAGAGGGACAAAGCGGAGGCAGTGGGGAATCGGCAGAGCCAGAAACCGGAGTCAGTGGTGAATCGGCCGAAGGAGAAACCGGAAGCAATGGTGATTCGACGGGTGGCGAAACCGGAGGCAGTAGCAATGACGAAGAGCCCAACTGA